In one Streptomyces sp. T12 genomic region, the following are encoded:
- a CDS encoding Ig-like domain-containing protein, with product MTTPDIAARRALGACAALMIGALTLTACGGSANADNDDKGGSDSSKTSAAKIVISAKDGSTGASINTTGVKVSDGKLTDVKMTVAGTGQAVPGSLSADGGSWQPKEQLERGTKYQISAAAKDDEGRTAAADSDFTTVSSADSFIGTYTPDDGTTVGVGMPVSFNFDKAISDKKAVQSHIKVTSSSGQQVVGHWFGTQRLDFRPEEYWKAGSKVTMKIDLDGVEGANGIRGVQKKTVTFTIGRSQVSTVDVNTQTMTVVRDGKTLKSVPISAGSSEFSTYNGQMVISEKYKKLRMDSRTVNLADAYDIKDVPNAMRLTQSGTFLHGNYWYNKGNPPFGSQGTSHGCVGLRDMQGGQGDTPAKWFYDNSILGDVVIVKNSPDKAVTPDNGLNGWNMAWSEWVAGSAA from the coding sequence GTGACAACGCCGGACATAGCAGCGCGGCGCGCACTGGGGGCCTGTGCCGCCCTGATGATCGGCGCCCTGACCCTCACCGCCTGTGGTGGGAGCGCCAACGCCGACAACGACGACAAGGGGGGCAGCGACTCCTCCAAGACGTCCGCCGCGAAGATCGTGATCTCGGCGAAGGACGGCTCGACAGGCGCGTCGATCAACACGACCGGCGTGAAGGTCAGCGACGGCAAGCTGACCGACGTGAAGATGACCGTGGCGGGGACCGGGCAGGCCGTGCCGGGTTCCCTGTCCGCCGACGGGGGCAGCTGGCAGCCGAAGGAGCAGCTGGAACGGGGGACGAAGTATCAGATATCGGCCGCCGCGAAGGACGACGAAGGGCGCACGGCCGCCGCCGACTCCGACTTCACCACGGTCTCTTCGGCCGACAGCTTCATCGGGACGTACACACCCGACGACGGCACCACGGTCGGTGTCGGCATGCCGGTGTCGTTCAACTTCGACAAGGCGATCAGCGACAAGAAGGCCGTGCAGTCGCACATCAAGGTCACCTCCAGCAGCGGGCAGCAGGTCGTCGGGCACTGGTTCGGGACGCAGCGGCTCGACTTCCGGCCCGAGGAGTACTGGAAGGCCGGCTCCAAGGTCACGATGAAGATCGACCTGGACGGCGTCGAGGGCGCGAACGGCATCCGCGGGGTGCAGAAGAAGACGGTCACCTTCACCATCGGCCGCTCGCAGGTGTCCACCGTCGACGTGAACACGCAGACCATGACGGTCGTGCGCGACGGCAAGACCCTCAAGTCCGTGCCGATCTCGGCGGGCAGCTCGGAGTTCTCCACCTACAACGGGCAGATGGTGATCTCCGAGAAGTACAAGAAGCTGCGCATGGACAGCCGCACGGTCAACCTCGCCGACGCGTACGACATCAAGGACGTACCGAACGCGATGCGACTGACGCAGTCGGGGACCTTCCTGCACGGCAACTACTGGTACAACAAGGGCAACCCGCCCTTCGGCAGCCAGGGCACCAGCCACGGCTGCGTCGGCCTGCGGGACATGCAGGGCGGGCAGGGAGACACCCCCGCCAAGTGGTTCTACGACAACTCGATCCTCGGCGACGTGGTGATCGTCAAGAACTCCCCCGACAAGGCCGTCACGCCGGACAACGGGCTCAACGGCTGGAACATGGCGTGGAGCGAATGGGTCGCGGGCAGCGCCGCGTGA
- a CDS encoding P1 family peptidase yields MTVDALTDVAGLRVGHATRKGDGWLTGTTVVLAPEGGAVAAVDVRGGGPGTKETDALDPRNLVQKVEAIVLTGGSAYGLDAASGVMAWLEERGRGVRVGVDPAHVVPVVPAACVFDLGRGGDFRARPDADTGRAAVEEAAASEAGAPVSQGCVGAGTGATVGSVKGGVGTASVVLDSGITVAALVVANAAGAAVDPETGVLYGELFQGRVDYPQEQVHEAARARLAEIAAKSAPPPLNTTLAVVATDADLSKAQAQKLAGTAHDGIARALRPVHLLNDGDTVFALATGERPLDAGHPLALNELLAAGADAVTRAIVRAVRAAESVDGPGGVWPSYGELYGER; encoded by the coding sequence ATGACAGTTGACGCTCTGACAGATGTCGCCGGGCTGCGCGTGGGGCACGCGACGCGCAAAGGCGACGGTTGGCTCACCGGCACCACGGTCGTCCTCGCACCCGAGGGCGGGGCCGTCGCAGCCGTGGACGTACGCGGTGGCGGTCCCGGCACCAAGGAGACCGACGCGCTCGATCCGCGCAACCTCGTGCAGAAGGTCGAGGCGATCGTGCTGACCGGCGGCAGCGCGTACGGGCTCGACGCGGCGTCCGGGGTGATGGCCTGGCTGGAGGAGCGGGGGCGCGGGGTGCGCGTGGGGGTGGATCCGGCGCACGTCGTGCCGGTGGTGCCCGCGGCCTGCGTCTTCGATCTGGGCCGGGGCGGCGACTTCCGGGCGAGGCCGGACGCGGACACCGGGCGGGCGGCGGTCGAGGAGGCCGCGGCGAGCGAGGCGGGGGCACCCGTGTCGCAGGGGTGCGTGGGCGCCGGTACGGGGGCGACGGTCGGGTCGGTGAAGGGCGGGGTCGGCACGGCGAGCGTCGTTCTCGACTCGGGGATCACGGTGGCGGCGCTGGTGGTGGCCAACGCGGCGGGGGCGGCGGTGGATCCGGAGACGGGGGTGCTGTACGGGGAGTTGTTCCAGGGGCGCGTGGACTATCCGCAGGAGCAGGTCCATGAGGCCGCGCGGGCGCGGCTCGCCGAGATCGCGGCGAAGAGCGCGCCGCCCCCGCTGAACACCACGCTCGCGGTGGTCGCCACCGACGCGGACCTGTCGAAGGCGCAGGCGCAGAAACTGGCCGGCACGGCGCACGACGGCATCGCGCGCGCCCTGCGGCCGGTGCATCTGCTCAATGACGGGGACACCGTGTTCGCGCTGGCCACCGGGGAGCGGCCGCTGGACGCCGGGCACCCGCTCGCGCTGAACGAGCTTCTCGCGGCGGGCGCGGACGCGGTGACGCGGGCGATCGTGCGTGCCGTGCGCGCGGCCGAGTCGGTGGACGGACCGGGTGGAGTGTGGCCGTCGTACGGGGAGTTGTACGGGGAGCGCTGA
- a CDS encoding low temperature requirement protein A, whose protein sequence is MTSSSTPAPDSPRTPGSRRPLRRLAARGRGEAHRAATPLELFFDLCFVVAIAQAGMQLVHAVAEGHAGEGILNYAMVFFAIWWAWMNFTWFASAYDNDDVLYRVVTLVQIAGVLVLAAGVSRAFEDHEFLAVLLGYVIMRLALVTQWLRAARSSEGPERTMALRYAVGVLLCQIGWLGLVVLPEEARPWVFLVMAILEMCVPPYAEKDHPTSWHPRHIAERYGLFTIIVLGETIAAATVAVKTGIDENDALGDLLPIAAGGLLIIFAAWWIYFVVPIHGHLRSNRQAFLWGYGHYLVFASAAAIGAGLEVAVEQVVGKAHISTLAASAAVTLPTALYLLTVWALHSRYFKVGIAQQLVLPTTALLVICCTFLGDWAVLAAGLVSAGAVATGETLTARRSARERGTAARAPVA, encoded by the coding sequence ATGACGTCCAGTTCGACTCCCGCGCCGGACTCCCCCCGCACACCGGGAAGCCGCCGACCGCTGCGCAGACTCGCGGCCCGTGGCCGTGGCGAGGCGCATCGGGCCGCCACGCCGCTGGAACTCTTCTTCGACCTGTGTTTCGTCGTGGCCATCGCCCAGGCGGGTATGCAGCTGGTGCACGCCGTCGCCGAGGGGCACGCGGGCGAGGGGATCCTCAACTACGCGATGGTGTTCTTCGCCATCTGGTGGGCCTGGATGAACTTCACCTGGTTCGCCTCGGCGTACGACAACGACGACGTGCTCTACCGGGTCGTCACCCTGGTCCAGATCGCCGGTGTGCTGGTCCTGGCGGCCGGGGTCTCCCGGGCGTTCGAGGACCACGAGTTCCTGGCGGTGTTGCTGGGCTACGTGATCATGCGCCTAGCCCTCGTGACGCAGTGGCTGCGGGCGGCCAGGTCGAGCGAGGGCCCGGAGAGGACGATGGCCCTGCGGTACGCCGTCGGCGTGCTGCTGTGCCAGATCGGCTGGCTGGGGCTGGTGGTCCTGCCCGAGGAGGCCAGGCCCTGGGTGTTCCTGGTGATGGCGATCCTGGAGATGTGTGTGCCGCCGTACGCGGAGAAGGACCATCCCACGTCCTGGCATCCGCGCCATATCGCCGAGCGGTACGGGCTGTTCACGATCATCGTGCTCGGCGAGACCATCGCCGCGGCCACGGTCGCCGTGAAGACCGGCATCGACGAGAACGACGCACTCGGCGACCTGCTGCCGATCGCGGCCGGCGGGCTGTTGATCATCTTCGCCGCCTGGTGGATCTACTTCGTGGTGCCGATCCACGGCCACCTGCGCTCCAACAGGCAGGCGTTCCTGTGGGGTTACGGCCACTATCTGGTCTTCGCCTCGGCTGCCGCGATCGGCGCGGGCCTGGAGGTGGCGGTCGAGCAGGTCGTCGGCAAGGCGCACATCTCGACGCTGGCCGCGTCGGCGGCGGTGACCCTGCCGACGGCGCTCTATCTGCTCACCGTCTGGGCGCTGCACTCGCGGTACTTCAAGGTGGGCATCGCCCAGCAGCTGGTGCTGCCGACCACGGCCCTGCTGGTGATCTGCTGCACGTTCCTGGGCGACTGGGCGGTGCTCGCGGCCGGCCTCGTCTCGGCGGGGGCGGTGGCGACCGGGGAGACGCTGACGGCACGCAGGTCGGCCCGGGAGCGCGGGACGGCGGCGCGGGCGCCGGTCGCCTGA